In the Acidovorax sp. A79 genome, one interval contains:
- a CDS encoding type I restriction endonuclease subunit R, with amino-acid sequence MNDIGRSERATQNRVVKLFCDELGYRYLGDWADRADNSNIEEGLLTEYLTSAGYTPQQISTALHKLRTEANHPERSLYGNNQAVYQLLRYGVPVKTEAGKATETVHLINWKEAINNHFAIAEEVTLKGKQQRRPDLVLYVNGIAIGVLELKNSRVSIGDGIRQSLSNQQPDFNAWFFSTVQLIMAGNDSEGMQYGTIGTPAKFFLTWKEDEADNSRFKLDKYLLKMCNKVRIIELMHDFVLFESGIKKLPRVHQYFGIKAAQEHVKQRKGGIIWHTQGAGKSILMVLLAKWILENNPQARVAIITDRDELDKQIERVFTDAGETICRTSSGRDLMSQLSQATPRLLCSLVHKFGVTAKNADADFDAFIKDLQAQPSTTVGEVFVFVDECHRTQGGKLNRVMKALMPNAVFIGFTGTPLLKKDKATSLEVFGGYIHTYKFSEAVEDGVVLDLVYEARDIDQKLGSQDKIDQWFDAKTKGLNDWQKQELKKQWGTMQNVLSSKARMDRVVADIIFDFSVKPRLSSERGNAILVASSIYEACKYFTLFQKTLFKGRCAVITSYNPQAKDVTLEEIGANTETDKQFIYNTYTDLLANVQAKPGKSKTETYEDEAKALFIKQPSNMRLLVVVDKLLTGFDAPPCSYLYIDKSMQDHGLFQAICRTNRLDGEDKDFGYIVDYKDLFKKVENAIAVYTSEIDHSAGGADPEVMLQDRLTLGRERLDNALEAMFLLCEPVLPPKGELEHIHYFCGNTEIADDLKTHEPQRVAFYKGVVALLRAYANVADEMAPAGYSEADAKAIKTKLDQYLAIREIIRKASGETLDLKPFEADMRHLIDTYIEASEPRKISPFDGIGLLELIVKTGIADAIAKKLADMQGNQQAIAETIENNVRSKIIKEHLTDPAYFEKMSALLDEIIKLRKDRAIEYEEYLQRIADIATKVQAGKAEDTPVKLDSPGKRAVFNNIKNSPVLSVAPVSDADDPYGSADSEEDPAVELVLKIDKAVKLARPDGWRGVQAKELVIKRALYDLLKDVDEVERLFLIIYAQPEY; translated from the coding sequence ATGAACGACATTGGCAGGTCTGAGCGTGCAACGCAAAACCGCGTGGTCAAACTGTTCTGCGACGAGTTGGGTTACCGCTACCTGGGCGACTGGGCCGACCGCGCTGATAACAGCAATATCGAAGAGGGCTTGCTGACCGAGTACCTGACCAGCGCGGGCTACACCCCACAGCAGATCAGCACGGCACTGCACAAGCTGCGCACCGAAGCCAACCACCCCGAGCGCAGCCTGTACGGCAACAACCAGGCCGTGTACCAGTTGCTGCGCTACGGCGTGCCGGTGAAGACTGAGGCGGGCAAGGCGACGGAAACGGTGCACCTGATCAACTGGAAAGAGGCCATCAACAACCACTTTGCCATTGCCGAAGAAGTCACCCTCAAAGGCAAACAGCAGCGGCGGCCCGACTTGGTGCTGTACGTTAATGGCATTGCCATTGGCGTGCTGGAACTCAAAAACAGCCGGGTCAGCATTGGCGATGGAATCCGGCAAAGCTTGTCGAATCAGCAGCCCGATTTCAACGCATGGTTCTTCAGCACCGTGCAGTTGATCATGGCGGGCAACGATTCCGAAGGCATGCAATACGGCACCATCGGCACACCCGCAAAGTTCTTTCTGACCTGGAAGGAAGACGAGGCAGACAACAGCCGTTTTAAGCTGGACAAGTACCTGCTGAAGATGTGCAACAAGGTCCGCATCATTGAGTTGATGCACGACTTTGTGCTGTTTGAGAGCGGAATCAAAAAGCTGCCCCGCGTGCACCAGTATTTCGGCATCAAGGCCGCGCAAGAGCATGTGAAGCAGCGCAAGGGCGGCATCATCTGGCACACACAGGGGGCGGGTAAAAGCATCTTAATGGTGCTGCTGGCCAAGTGGATTCTGGAGAACAACCCACAGGCGCGGGTGGCGATCATCACCGACCGTGACGAGCTGGATAAGCAGATCGAACGGGTGTTCACCGACGCTGGCGAGACCATTTGCCGTACCAGCAGCGGGCGGGACCTGATGAGCCAACTGAGTCAGGCCACGCCCCGGCTGCTGTGTTCGCTGGTGCACAAGTTTGGCGTGACGGCCAAGAATGCCGATGCAGACTTTGATGCCTTCATCAAAGACCTGCAGGCCCAGCCCAGCACTACGGTGGGCGAGGTGTTCGTATTTGTGGATGAGTGCCACCGCACACAGGGGGGCAAGCTCAACCGGGTGATGAAGGCGTTAATGCCGAACGCCGTGTTCATCGGCTTTACCGGCACACCCCTGCTCAAGAAAGACAAGGCCACTAGCCTGGAAGTGTTTGGCGGCTATATCCACACCTACAAATTCAGCGAAGCGGTGGAAGATGGGGTGGTGTTGGACTTGGTGTATGAGGCCCGTGACATTGACCAGAAACTGGGTTCACAAGACAAGATTGACCAGTGGTTTGACGCCAAAACCAAGGGCCTGAATGACTGGCAAAAGCAAGAGCTAAAAAAGCAATGGGGCACGATGCAAAACGTGCTCAGCTCCAAGGCCCGTATGGACCGGGTAGTGGCCGACATTATTTTTGACTTCAGCGTCAAACCCCGCCTGTCCAGCGAACGGGGCAATGCCATCTTGGTGGCGTCCAGCATCTACGAGGCGTGCAAATACTTCACGCTGTTCCAGAAGACGCTGTTCAAAGGCCGGTGCGCGGTCATCACCTCGTACAACCCGCAGGCCAAGGACGTGACGTTGGAAGAGATCGGTGCCAATACTGAGACTGACAAGCAGTTCATCTACAACACCTACACCGACCTGCTGGCCAATGTGCAGGCCAAACCAGGCAAGTCCAAAACCGAAACCTACGAAGATGAGGCCAAGGCGCTCTTCATCAAGCAACCGTCCAACATGCGCTTGCTGGTGGTGGTGGACAAGCTGCTGACCGGCTTTGATGCGCCGCCGTGCTCGTACCTGTACATCGACAAGTCCATGCAAGACCACGGCTTGTTCCAGGCCATCTGCCGAACCAACCGGCTCGATGGTGAAGACAAGGACTTTGGCTACATCGTTGATTACAAGGACTTGTTCAAGAAGGTGGAAAACGCCATTGCGGTGTACACCTCGGAAATCGACCACAGCGCGGGCGGTGCCGACCCCGAAGTGATGTTGCAAGACCGGCTGACACTGGGCCGGGAGCGGCTGGACAACGCTCTGGAAGCCATGTTCTTGCTGTGCGAGCCGGTGCTCCCACCCAAGGGGGAGCTGGAGCACATCCACTACTTCTGCGGCAATACCGAGATTGCCGACGACTTGAAGACCCATGAGCCGCAGCGCGTGGCTTTCTACAAGGGCGTGGTGGCGCTGCTGCGCGCCTATGCCAATGTGGCCGACGAAATGGCCCCTGCCGGGTACAGCGAAGCCGACGCCAAAGCCATCAAGACCAAGCTGGACCAGTACCTCGCCATCCGCGAGATCATCCGCAAGGCCAGCGGCGAAACGCTGGACCTGAAGCCGTTCGAGGCGGACATGCGGCATCTGATCGACACGTACATCGAAGCCAGCGAGCCGCGCAAGATTTCTCCATTTGACGGCATCGGTCTGCTGGAGCTGATCGTGAAGACTGGCATTGCCGATGCCATTGCCAAGAAGCTGGCCGATATGCAAGGCAATCAGCAGGCGATTGCCGAGACCATTGAGAACAACGTCCGCAGCAAGATCATCAAAGAGCACCTGACCGACCCGGCCTACTTTGAAAAAATGTCGGCGCTGCTGGACGAAATCATCAAGCTGCGCAAAGACCGGGCCATAGAGTACGAAGAGTATCTGCAACGCATCGCCGACATTGCCACCAAGGTGCAGGCGGGCAAGGCGGAAGACACGCCGGTCAAGCTGGACTCACCGGGCAAGCGGGCCGTCTTCAACAACATCAAAAATTCGCCAGTGCTTAGCGTGGCCCCAGTTAGTGATGCAGACGACCCGTACGGCAGTGCTGACAGTGAGGAAGACCCGGCAGTAGAGCTTGTCCTGAAGATCGACAAGGCGGTCAAGCTGGCCCGACCTGATGGTTGGCGCGGCGTACAGGCCAAAGAGCTGGTGATCAAGCGTGCACTGTACGACTTGCTCAAAGACGTGGATGAAGTGGAGCGCCTGTTCCTGATCATCTACGCACAGCCGGAATACTGA
- a CDS encoding endonuclease NucS domain-containing protein codes for MKNYFRVMLGAKSAYAALCREQGFIGADYQIAQDLSADLFDNWRDFNQKYRPIFLDAHPEKSMIGAGLACGALWTVAKGIQKGDMVLCPNGSGTYFVGEVASDYFYVPGQPLPHRRSVNWLAQTILRDDMSDALKNSTGSIGTVSTITPHAVEIEKLLGVQLNDPVLVASDPDVEDAAAFAMEKHLEDFLVRNWAQTELGKDYDIYAEDGEPVGQQYPTDTGPMDLLAVKKDKSELLVVELKRGKASDVVVGQVLRYMGFVKEDLAEPNQAVRGVIIALEDDLRIRRALAVTPTIQFFRYQISFKLVKT; via the coding sequence ATGAAGAACTATTTTCGAGTGATGCTTGGTGCCAAAAGCGCTTATGCAGCGCTTTGCCGTGAACAGGGATTCATTGGCGCGGATTACCAGATAGCTCAGGACCTGAGTGCCGACTTGTTCGACAACTGGCGAGACTTTAACCAAAAGTACCGTCCGATTTTCTTGGATGCCCATCCTGAAAAATCGATGATTGGGGCGGGCCTTGCTTGTGGCGCACTATGGACGGTCGCTAAGGGTATTCAAAAAGGAGACATGGTGCTGTGTCCCAATGGATCGGGCACTTACTTCGTAGGCGAGGTGGCGAGCGACTATTTCTATGTTCCGGGTCAACCCCTACCGCATCGCCGCAGCGTTAACTGGCTAGCTCAGACCATCCTGCGTGACGACATGAGCGATGCGTTGAAGAACTCCACTGGCTCAATCGGCACGGTCAGCACGATTACCCCCCATGCTGTTGAGATTGAGAAATTGCTGGGTGTTCAACTCAACGATCCGGTGCTTGTCGCGTCCGACCCTGATGTAGAAGATGCTGCAGCCTTCGCTATGGAGAAGCACCTAGAAGATTTTCTAGTCAGGAACTGGGCACAGACCGAGCTGGGCAAGGACTACGACATATATGCTGAAGACGGTGAACCCGTTGGGCAGCAATACCCTACTGACACCGGCCCGATGGATTTGCTGGCGGTTAAGAAGGACAAGTCTGAACTTTTAGTTGTGGAACTGAAGAGAGGCAAGGCCAGCGACGTGGTGGTAGGCCAAGTGTTGCGCTACATGGGCTTTGTGAAGGAAGACCTTGCAGAGCCCAACCAGGCTGTGCGCGGCGTCATCATCGCGCTGGAAGACGATTTGCGCATCCGGCGAGCCTTAGCCGTGACTCCTACTATTCAGTTTTTTCGATACCAGATCAGCTTCAAGTTAGTGAAGACATGA
- a CDS encoding type I restriction-modification system subunit M: MAIKKSELYSSLWSSCDELRGGMDASQYKDYVLVLLFIKYVSDKYAGQPFAPITIPAGASFADMVALKGTTDIGDQINKKIVGPLAAANKLADMPDFNDATKLGTGKEMVDRLTNLIATFENPALDFSKNRADGDDILGDAYEYLMRHFATESGKSKGQFYTPAEVSRIMAKIIGIGGAHTTSATTVYDPTCGSGSLLLKVGDEASAKVTLYGQEKDSATSGLARMNMILHDNPTAEIRQGNTLADPKFKADLNGQDVLKTFDYVVANPPFSDKRWSTGLDPLHDPYGRFKTFGVPPTKQGDFAYLLHIIRSLKSTGKAACILPHGVLFRGNAEADIRTNLIRHGYIKGIIGLPANLFYGTGIPACIIVIDKEDAHARKGIFMLDASSGYMKDGPKNRLREQDIHKIVDVFTKQTDVPKLARMVGLEEIEKNEFNLNLPRYIDSSVAEDLQDIAGHLQGGIPESDVNALQHYWAVCPGLRQSLFTTLRPGYLSLTVDKTAIRSTTYEHPEFAAFIGRMNALFDGWQQQTAPRLKALQPGFHPKHLIVELSENLLAHYTGQPLIDEYAVYQHLMDYWATAMQDDAYLIAADGWKAETYRVIEVKKNKDGKVTKTVDKGWACDLVPKALIVARYFAKDQAAIDELTASLDSITAQLTELEDEHSGDDAAFSGFDKINKASVTDRLREIRGDADAKEEAEVLNRWLKLAKEEAELKKRLKDTEAALDAKAYAHYPQLSEADAKTLVVDDKWLAALSTSIHGEMDRISQALTQRVKELADRYDTPMPQMASRVAELEAKVNQHLAKMGFVWN, from the coding sequence ATGGCAATCAAGAAATCCGAGCTTTACTCTTCTCTCTGGTCATCGTGTGACGAACTGCGCGGCGGCATGGATGCCAGCCAGTACAAAGACTATGTGCTGGTGCTGTTGTTCATCAAATACGTCAGCGACAAGTACGCCGGACAGCCCTTCGCTCCCATCACCATTCCGGCTGGTGCCAGCTTTGCCGACATGGTGGCGCTCAAGGGCACCACAGACATTGGTGACCAGATCAACAAAAAAATAGTCGGCCCATTGGCTGCTGCCAACAAGCTGGCCGACATGCCAGACTTCAACGACGCCACCAAGCTTGGCACCGGCAAAGAGATGGTGGACCGGCTCACCAACCTCATCGCCACGTTTGAAAACCCGGCGCTGGACTTCTCCAAGAATCGCGCGGATGGCGACGATATTCTGGGCGATGCATATGAGTATTTGATGCGCCACTTCGCCACGGAAAGTGGCAAAAGCAAAGGCCAGTTCTACACCCCCGCCGAAGTCAGCCGCATCATGGCCAAGATCATTGGCATCGGTGGTGCACACACCACCAGCGCCACCACCGTTTACGACCCGACTTGTGGATCGGGATCGCTTTTGCTGAAAGTGGGCGACGAAGCATCGGCCAAAGTCACGCTCTACGGTCAAGAAAAAGACTCGGCCACCAGCGGCTTGGCGCGCATGAACATGATCTTGCACGACAACCCCACGGCAGAAATCCGGCAGGGCAACACGTTGGCAGACCCCAAGTTCAAAGCCGACCTGAACGGCCAAGACGTGCTCAAGACCTTTGACTACGTGGTGGCTAATCCGCCGTTCTCTGACAAGCGCTGGAGCACCGGCCTCGACCCGCTGCACGACCCCTACGGCCGGTTTAAAACCTTCGGTGTGCCACCCACCAAACAGGGCGACTTTGCCTATCTGCTGCACATCATTCGCTCGCTCAAAAGCACTGGCAAAGCCGCGTGCATCTTGCCGCACGGCGTGTTGTTCCGTGGCAATGCCGAGGCCGACATTCGCACGAATTTGATCCGCCACGGCTACATCAAAGGCATCATCGGCCTGCCTGCTAATCTGTTTTATGGCACTGGCATACCGGCCTGCATCATCGTCATCGACAAAGAAGACGCGCATGCACGCAAAGGCATCTTCATGCTGGACGCCAGCAGCGGCTACATGAAAGACGGCCCCAAAAACCGCCTGCGTGAGCAAGACATTCACAAAATCGTGGACGTGTTCACCAAGCAAACCGACGTGCCCAAGCTGGCCCGCATGGTAGGCCTGGAAGAGATCGAGAAAAACGAATTCAACCTGAACCTGCCGCGCTACATCGACAGCAGCGTGGCCGAAGACTTGCAAGACATTGCGGGCCACCTGCAAGGCGGCATTCCTGAGTCTGATGTGAACGCACTGCAACACTATTGGGCCGTGTGCCCAGGCCTGCGCCAATCGTTGTTCACCACACTGCGCCCTGGCTATTTGTCGCTTACCGTGGACAAGACCGCGATCAGAAGCACCACTTACGAACACCCTGAGTTCGCCGCCTTCATTGGCCGCATGAACGCCTTGTTTGATGGCTGGCAGCAGCAAACAGCCCCCAGACTCAAAGCCCTGCAGCCCGGTTTCCACCCCAAGCACCTGATTGTCGAACTGTCAGAAAACCTGCTCGCCCACTACACCGGCCAGCCGCTCATCGACGAATATGCCGTGTACCAGCACCTTATGGACTACTGGGCCACCGCCATGCAGGACGATGCCTATCTGATTGCCGCCGATGGCTGGAAGGCAGAAACCTACCGGGTGATTGAAGTCAAGAAGAACAAGGATGGCAAAGTCACCAAAACCGTGGACAAAGGCTGGGCCTGTGACTTGGTGCCCAAGGCGCTGATCGTGGCGCGCTACTTTGCCAAAGACCAAGCCGCCATCGATGAGTTGACGGCCAGCCTCGACAGCATCACAGCCCAACTCACCGAACTGGAAGATGAGCACAGCGGAGACGATGCGGCATTCTCAGGCTTCGACAAGATCAACAAGGCCAGCGTGACCGACCGGCTGCGCGAAATCCGCGGCGACGCGGACGCCAAGGAAGAAGCGGAAGTGCTGAACCGCTGGCTCAAGCTCGCCAAGGAAGAGGCGGAGTTGAAGAAGCGACTCAAAGATACCGAGGCTGCGCTCGACGCCAAGGCCTACGCCCATTACCCCCAACTGAGCGAAGCGGACGCCAAGACGCTGGTGGTGGACGACAAATGGCTGGCTGCGCTGAGCACCTCCATCCATGGCGAGATGGACCGCATTAGTCAGGCGCTGACGCAGCGGGTGAAGGAACTGGCGGACCGCTATGACACGCCCATGCCGCAGATGGCCAGTCGAGTGGCTGAACTGGAGGCCAAGGTAAACCAGCATCTGGCGAAGATGGGGTTTGTATGGAACTGA
- a CDS encoding site-specific integrase, protein MKKIRTPQEGAGAALSARSTAASNNAPQTPSEGVLSGFSAIAEQFIAASQSAATKRAYASDLKHFFANGGSVPASPAALAEYLARCAEKLSVATLERRLTAIHKAHLEKNLESPARSETVKRVMQGVRRVLGTKQRQVQPIVKDDLLAALVMIDRQKMPIKAARDRALLLIGFASAMRRSELAAVRVEHLSYLANGVEIFLPSSKTDQERHGRTVFIPHANGERCPVRALAHWLEVSEIREGFVFRAVSRHDRVSRDGLSAQSVALVVKASVERVGGDAKKVSGHSLRAGYCTSAAEKGLQPWQIREQTGHKSDVTLARYIRPVARRNIPSLL, encoded by the coding sequence ATGAAGAAAATTCGCACTCCGCAGGAGGGCGCTGGCGCAGCTTTGTCTGCTCGCAGCACCGCCGCATCCAACAACGCGCCGCAAACACCGTCAGAGGGCGTTTTGAGCGGCTTTTCGGCCATAGCCGAGCAGTTCATAGCGGCCAGCCAGTCAGCGGCTACCAAGCGTGCGTACGCCTCTGATCTGAAGCATTTTTTTGCCAACGGCGGGAGTGTCCCAGCCAGCCCTGCGGCTCTGGCCGAATACCTGGCCCGGTGCGCGGAAAAATTGTCGGTCGCCACCTTGGAAAGAAGACTGACCGCGATCCACAAGGCTCACCTCGAAAAGAATCTGGAGTCCCCGGCCCGCAGCGAAACCGTCAAGCGCGTGATGCAGGGCGTTCGCCGAGTCCTGGGCACCAAGCAACGGCAAGTTCAGCCGATAGTCAAAGACGATCTGCTGGCGGCGCTCGTGATGATCGACAGGCAGAAGATGCCCATCAAGGCTGCACGTGATCGTGCCTTGCTGCTCATTGGGTTTGCGTCGGCCATGCGTAGGTCGGAGCTTGCGGCTGTACGTGTGGAGCATCTGAGCTACCTAGCTAATGGAGTAGAGATTTTCTTGCCGTCGAGTAAGACCGACCAGGAACGCCATGGCCGGACAGTGTTCATTCCGCACGCCAATGGTGAGCGTTGCCCAGTGCGTGCATTGGCCCATTGGCTGGAAGTTTCTGAAATCAGAGAGGGGTTTGTGTTCCGTGCCGTCAGCCGCCATGACCGCGTTTCACGGGATGGTCTTTCAGCACAGTCAGTGGCGCTTGTGGTGAAGGCTTCGGTGGAACGCGTTGGAGGAGACGCGAAAAAGGTTAGCGGTCACAGTTTGCGGGCTGGCTACTGCACAAGCGCGGCTGAGAAAGGCTTACAGCCGTGGCAGATACGAGAGCAGACGGGGCACAAGTCGGACGTGACATTGGCGAGGTACATCCGCCCCGTAGCAAGGCGGAACATTCCGAGCTTGCTTTGA
- a CDS encoding M48 family metallopeptidase, producing MLETIDLGGIPADVVRKRIKHVHLSVYPPTGRVRISAPEHMALDTIRVFAISKLPWIKGQQRKVQAQERESPRDYIDRESHYLWGKRYLLTVLERDAAPSIDRQHNRIVLSVRPGTTTERREELLDAWYREQVKTAVPPLLKKWEALMNVKSSKVFVQRMKTKWGSCNPTSRAIRLNTDLAKKPPECLEYIVVHELAHLIEPSHNARFVSVMNLFMPKWQHYRDELNNLPVRHEDWDY from the coding sequence ATGCTTGAGACCATCGACTTGGGCGGCATCCCTGCCGATGTGGTCAGAAAACGCATCAAGCATGTGCACTTGAGCGTGTACCCACCAACTGGCCGGGTGCGGATTTCTGCGCCAGAACACATGGCGCTGGACACCATTCGCGTGTTCGCTATTTCTAAGCTGCCATGGATCAAAGGGCAGCAGCGCAAAGTGCAGGCACAGGAGCGCGAATCGCCCCGCGACTACATCGACCGTGAGAGCCACTACCTGTGGGGCAAGCGCTATCTGCTGACGGTGTTGGAGCGCGACGCCGCACCCAGTATTGACCGCCAGCACAACCGCATCGTGCTTTCAGTGCGCCCCGGCACCACCACAGAGCGGCGCGAAGAACTGCTGGACGCTTGGTACCGGGAACAAGTCAAAACGGCCGTGCCACCGCTGCTGAAAAAGTGGGAGGCCTTGATGAACGTGAAGTCATCCAAAGTCTTCGTGCAGCGCATGAAAACCAAGTGGGGCAGTTGCAACCCCACCAGCCGCGCCATCCGCCTGAACACCGACTTGGCCAAGAAACCACCGGAGTGCCTGGAGTACATCGTGGTGCATGAACTCGCGCACTTGATCGAGCCCAGCCACAACGCCCGGTTTGTATCGGTGATGAATCTGTTCATGCCCAAGTGGCAGCACTATCGGGATGAGTTGAATAACCTGCCAGTCCGACACGAGGACTGGGATTATTGA
- a CDS encoding AAA family ATPase has product MISSFEVRNYKGFRDHQIVELSPLTLLYGENSSGKSALLRLLPWIAESMADDRPGPILDGAVGKEALWSDLAHISAPRHPVEVAINWQSGHRATWMFRGGQLPGSCELKSLHLETRDRHWNLEDDGDGSWQGQISGVSGLLPSVDEAIWLANVDCLRYDFRLEVQWLQGIRAPVPRVEKGMASPPGRLSSRGEGVARFLYQWDRLARSENEKRALDFVLTFFRQLGFELSASDIAPGFFRLDVAPVGNPTGTINLVDTGEGLTQVLAPLVALARAAHGLGPRIVCLEQPELHLHTDAQRALAASIADASAAGAQIVIETHSEVLLAAIQLVIATRKEQLLGRDVALYWVERRVDPVSVARRIPVNDKGHIGGGWPIDAFGDLLQIKGELLQAYRSIP; this is encoded by the coding sequence ATGATCAGTTCTTTCGAGGTTCGGAACTACAAAGGATTCCGCGATCACCAAATTGTCGAGCTATCGCCGCTCACACTTCTGTACGGTGAAAACAGTTCAGGGAAGAGCGCACTTCTCAGGCTGCTTCCCTGGATCGCGGAATCAATGGCGGATGACCGCCCTGGTCCGATACTCGATGGAGCCGTGGGGAAAGAAGCACTATGGAGCGATCTTGCACATATAAGTGCCCCCAGACATCCAGTTGAAGTAGCAATCAATTGGCAATCTGGTCATCGTGCAACCTGGATGTTCAGAGGTGGACAGCTTCCCGGAAGTTGCGAGTTGAAGAGCCTTCATCTTGAAACGCGCGATAGGCACTGGAACCTGGAGGACGACGGCGACGGCTCGTGGCAGGGTCAAATTTCAGGCGTCAGCGGATTGCTTCCCTCCGTCGACGAGGCTATCTGGCTCGCTAATGTTGATTGCCTACGCTACGATTTTCGTCTGGAAGTGCAGTGGCTACAAGGCATTCGAGCGCCGGTTCCTCGGGTGGAAAAGGGGATGGCATCTCCCCCTGGTCGTCTATCTTCAAGGGGAGAGGGGGTGGCTCGATTCCTGTATCAATGGGATCGCCTTGCACGCTCTGAAAATGAAAAGCGCGCACTCGATTTTGTTTTAACTTTTTTCCGCCAACTCGGGTTCGAGTTGAGTGCATCAGACATTGCGCCGGGTTTCTTCAGATTAGACGTGGCACCTGTAGGAAACCCCACGGGAACAATAAATCTCGTAGACACGGGGGAGGGCTTGACCCAAGTCTTGGCACCACTTGTTGCGTTGGCGCGCGCTGCACATGGCTTAGGCCCAAGAATCGTGTGTCTGGAACAACCAGAACTTCATCTCCATACTGACGCACAACGCGCGCTGGCAGCTTCTATCGCGGACGCATCCGCGGCTGGCGCACAGATCGTCATCGAAACACACTCAGAGGTCCTTCTTGCGGCAATCCAACTTGTAATTGCAACACGGAAGGAGCAACTATTGGGCCGCGACGTTGCATTATATTGGGTCGAGCGGCGCGTCGATCCCGTGTCGGTGGCAAGGCGTATTCCAGTAAACGACAAGGGACACATAGGTGGCGGATGGCCCATCGATGCTTTCGGTGATCTTTTGCAGATTAAGGGAGAACTGCTGCAAGCGTATAGGAGCATCCCTTGA
- a CDS encoding restriction endonuclease subunit S, whose translation MELKPGYKQTEVGVIPEDWELRKLGDLATFRTGPFGSALHKSDYTSNGVPVVNPMHIIDGHIVPTQSMTISEQAAKTLSDFRVKPGEVIIGRRGDMGRCAVVREEHRGWLCGTGSMLVRPAKNIDADFIQRILSSPSIVSAIEETSVGSTMINLNQATLSGLLIQTPPVAEQQAIAEALSDTDALIESLDQLIAKKRQIKQGAMQELLTGKRRLSGFSGEWVLKRLGEIANIKTGARNNQDKVEDGAYPFFVRSSTVERINSFSHDCEAILIPGEGGIGSIFHYVFGKFDVHQRVYAITRFSSDTSGKFVYFYMATKFGAHAMENSVKATVDSLRLPTFLDFEITMPPTFDEQTAIAAVLSDMDAELAALESRLAKARQIKQGMMQELLTGRSRLL comes from the coding sequence ATGGAACTGAAGCCGGGGTACAAGCAGACTGAAGTAGGGGTAATTCCAGAAGATTGGGAGTTACGAAAGCTTGGCGATTTAGCTACTTTTCGTACCGGTCCTTTTGGAAGTGCGCTGCATAAATCAGACTACACCTCCAACGGAGTGCCTGTCGTAAATCCGATGCACATCATTGATGGCCATATAGTTCCAACGCAGTCTATGACCATCAGCGAACAGGCCGCGAAGACTCTTTCAGATTTCAGAGTTAAGCCTGGGGAAGTCATCATCGGTCGGCGCGGCGATATGGGTCGCTGTGCTGTTGTACGTGAAGAGCATCGTGGCTGGCTTTGTGGTACGGGCTCAATGCTTGTTCGCCCAGCGAAAAACATTGACGCTGACTTCATTCAGCGCATTCTTTCGAGTCCATCGATTGTTTCTGCGATTGAAGAAACGTCAGTCGGATCGACGATGATTAATTTGAATCAAGCAACCTTGAGCGGTTTGCTTATTCAAACACCTCCAGTAGCCGAACAGCAAGCCATCGCCGAAGCCTTGAGCGATACCGATGCCCTCATTGAATCCCTGGATCAACTCATCGCCAAAAAGCGTCAAATCAAACAAGGCGCTATGCAGGAATTGCTCACCGGAAAGCGGCGGCTTTCGGGGTTTAGTGGGGAGTGGGTGCTGAAGCGTTTGGGGGAAATTGCAAACATCAAAACTGGTGCTCGCAATAACCAAGACAAAGTCGAAGACGGTGCCTATCCATTTTTCGTGCGGTCATCGACGGTTGAGCGAATCAATAGCTTTTCCCATGATTGTGAAGCTATCCTCATTCCAGGCGAGGGAGGCATCGGCAGCATATTTCACTACGTCTTCGGAAAATTTGACGTTCACCAGCGCGTTTACGCTATCACCCGCTTCTCAAGTGACACATCAGGGAAATTTGTCTACTTCTATATGGCAACCAAATTCGGTGCGCATGCCATGGAGAACTCGGTAAAGGCTACAGTGGATTCGTTGCGACTTCCAACTTTCTTGGATTTCGAGATAACGATGCCCCCGACCTTTGACGAACAAACAGCCATCGCCGCAGTCCTCAGCGACATGGACGCCGAACTCGCCGCGCTAGAGTCCCGTCTCGCGAAGGCCCGGCAGATCAAGCAGGGCATGATGCAGGAGTTGCTGACCGGCCGGAGTCGTTTGCTATGA